The genomic window TCCGTTTGGCCGACTGGATGCGCATGGACGGCTCGCAGCAGTCGAGGGCGGGTCTTCACCTTGGATCTTTGGTCGCGCGCAAGGACGTGAACGGGATGCCCAGTTTCTTTGGCGAGGGGATCAACGTTGCCGAGCATGTGATGCAGCATGCCCTCGTCGGCGAGATCCTGGTGTCCGGCGCCTTCCATGTTTCAGTGTCGGACTTGTCTGTGGCGCACCGGGCAGCGTTCAGGCCGACCGAAGGCTTCACCGAAGAAAATGGCCGGCGAATCGAGACCTTCCTGCTGCAGGTGCCAGAGCCCACGCTGCGTGATCATCTCGAGCAGCTCTACGGCGCCAGTACCCCGGCTCCATTCCCGACGACGGTACCCCGCGCCATCCACGTCGCGCCACCCGAACCGCCTGCTCTCACAACCCAGCAGCAGATTCTGAAGGCGATCAGCACGTGGGTATTTCCGTTCAATGCGCTGGCGGCGTTCGTCGGCCTGGCCATCTCGGGACTCGAGCGGCTGGCACCCGGTGGCTCGCTGACGCGCATCGGATTTGCCGTCAGTTTTGGTGTCGCGGTGCTGCTGGTTCTGCTGGACGTGTCGCGCGTCACGAAGAGGCCGCAAGGGTTGTGGCTGCAACCCGGTGCTGTATTGACCAGGCTGGCCAGCCGCGCGACCTCGGTACTGGCCGGAGTCGTCACGATCATGTTCGGCGTGGGCGTGCTGCTGCTGGCAGCTTCGGCGTCGCACGAGACGGCGACGGCCGACGCTCATGCGTCTGCAACTCCGGCCGTCGTTACACCTCCGGCGCCGTCGGCACCCTCGGCACCACCGACGCCGGTGTCCGTCACCAATGCGGTTCCGTCGCCTGCCATCACCACCCCGGCTCCGCCAGCGATGGTGGCGCCTGCGCCACCGAAGGTCGCTGATCGCATACCGGACGCGGTTCCAGCGCCCAAAGCCACTTCTTTGCGTATAGCGAAGCTGCCGTCGGCAACGACCCATCGCGTCGAATCCGCATCGACTGTCGCAGCGATCCCGCAAGCCGAAAGATCCGCCGCCGAACCTGCTGGCGCCTCCCGCTGCAGCGAGATCGTCATGCGCGCCTCGGCAGGTGCGCCGCTGACCAGTACCGACCGAGAAACCCTGAGAACCAGATGCTGATCACCCAAACCCAACTTCAACGGCTCGCACGGGTCGCACTCCTGGGCTGTGCAATGGCCTTGGTCGCTTGCGGCGCGCCGCGCGTATCCGAGCGCGACATGGCCATACCCTTCGATGAGGCACTCGACCAGTCGGTCGACGACCTCTTCGCGCAAACTCAAAAGCTCCCGACTTTCATGGCAACGGTGGAGTCCCGCTTGAAGGCGCCGCGCATCATCGTGGTCGACCCCATGCTGGACGGCACCAGTGGACAGCAGACCGAGGTCACGCGCATCGCGGAACAACGCGTGGTCGAGCGCGTGCGTTCGCGCTTCAAGCAGTTCACCGTTTCAGCCTTCGACGCCACGGGCCTGGCCGGCGCCCAGTTCGTGTTGAACGGCACTCTGACGCAGACCAGCAGCACGGCCGGCGCCGCGCAATACCGCCTGAGTCTCGCGCTCACCGATATCAAGACCGGGCTGGTGCTGGCCCAAACTGCTTCACGTGTTGGCGACAACAATCTGAATACCAGTCCGACCGCCGTCTACCGTGACAGCCCGGTGATCGCGAAAGACCGCGTGGTGGAAGGCTACATCCGCACGTCACAGACCAAGGCCGGCATGCCTGCGGATGCGCTCTATCTGGAACGGCTGCCGACATCGGCATTGCTGGCCGACGCCAATGCGGCTTACAACGAGAAGCGCTATACCGAAGCGCTGGCGCGTTACGAGGCCGCATCGCTGCGCCCGGACGGCCAGCAGATGGGCATCTACAGTGGTCTGTACCTCTCGCAGACGCAGCTCGGTCAAACCGATGCGGCCGAGAAAACTTTTGGGCTCATGGTGCGGCTGGGCCTGGCCACCAACAACCTGAGCGTGAAATTCCTCTTCAAGCCAGGAACGACCGACTTCGTGGTCGACACCAGGGTCAGTGGGCCATATCCGATGTGGCTGCGCCAGATCGCGCGTCAGAGCGCGTTGATCGAGCAATGCGTCGTGGTGACCGGGCATACCAGCCGCACCGGCTCCGAGCAGATCAACAGCCGGCTGTCGCTGCAGCGCGCAACGTACGTCAAGCGGCGGCTCGAAACCGAAACCCCCGAACTCTCACGCAAGCTGCGTGACGCCGGCCTTGGATTTCGCGAAAACATCGTGGGGACCGGAACAGACGACCTGCGTGATGCGCTCGACCGGCGCGTCGAGTTCAAGGTGATCGCCTGCAACGGGTAAGGCGGCATGGGTTCGAGCCCCGGAGCCACGACGTCACGGCTTGGTCGCCATGTCGAAATCGCTGGCCTCATGGCGTTCGGGCATCTGCTCGGCCGCGTCGCCCCACACTCGATTGACCCTGCGCCCGCGCTTCACCGCGGGCCGCGCGGCAATCTGGTCCGTCCATCGCTGCACGTGCGTGTACGACGCGACCTCTAGAAACTCCGCCGCCTCGTAGACCAGCCCCTTGGCCAGCGCGCCGTACCAGGACCACACCGCCATGTCGGCGATCGTGTAGTCGTCCCCTGCCAGATAAGGTGACTCCGCAAGTCGCCGGTCGAGCACATCGAGCTGGCGCTTCACCTCCATTGCGAAGCGGTCGATCGCGTACTCGATCTTCGTCGGCGCATAGGCATAGAAATGCCCGAACCCACCGCCGAGGTACGGCGCACTGCCCATCTGCCAGAAGAGCCATGACAAGCACTGAGCACGATGCGCTGGTTCGGTCGGCAAGAAGGCGCCGAACTTTTCGGCGAGGTACACCAGGATCGCACCCGACTCGAAAACCCGGATCGGCGTCGGCCCGCTGCGGTCCATCAGCGCCGGGATCTTGGAGTTGGGATTGATGTCGACGAAGCCACTGCCGAACTGATCGCCTTCGTTGATCTTGATGAGCCAGGCGTCGTACTCGGCGCCCTCGTGCCCGAGTGCCAGCAACTCCTCCAGCATGACCGTCACCTTGATGCCATTTGGCGTTCCAAGCGAATAGAGCTGCAACGGATGGCGGCCTACGGGCAGCTCTTTGTCATGCGTCGGCCCTGCAATCGGGCGGTTGATGTTGGCGAACTTGCCACCGCTGCTTTTGTTCCAGGTCCAGACCTTGGGCGGGAGGTAGTCCGAAGAAGTATCCATGTATCGGTCTCGATCTCGATGTTTGTAGAAAGCCAAACATTCAGTGGATCACGAAAGCCGAACCTCCGCACGACGACGTGTTGAACGGCGCTTCACAAACGCAAGCATCCCCCACCACACCCCGACCAGATTCAGAACGATGCCGAGTGCGACAAGCCGTCCGGCCGTTTCCGCGAAGCCAGGCGTGGCGTCCAGCATGAGCAGGCAAAGCGACCAGGGCAGTGCGCCGAGGATCGCCACCACCAGCAGCGAGCCGTCAAGGCTCGGGCTGCATGCCGATGCCACCAGCAACGCACCGCCGATCATCAGCGCGATCGGTATCAGCCACAGTGCGCTTGTCATGCGATGGCGTTCAGTAAACAGCATTCAGAAATTTTCGCGCGCCTCTTATGACCGAGTCGGTTCGGTGCCGAACAGATGAATACGAGCACCCACATCACCAAACGGTGTCGCAAGGGTTAAGACTCCCAATTTTTGGGTGCGCCGGCCAAGCATGGGATCATTCGATTTAGCCCGACCTCCCTCTGACCAGCCTCTCCCAACAAATGTTTACCCGTACCCACAGGCGACTCGTCTCTTCTTTCTGCGTGCTGCTTGCCTTGGCCGCTTGCGGCACTGCGAGCGCGCAGCAGTTCCGGCTGGGCTATGTCAACGTTGATCGCGTGATGCGGGATTCGGTTCTGGGCAAGCGCGCCGAAGAAGCGCTTGCAGTCGAGTTTGCGGTCCGGGCCAAAGCCGGCAAAGACCAGGCACAGGCGTTCAGCTCGGCCGTCGCCCAGCTAGAGAAAGACATGCCCAATCTGAGCGACGAACAGCGTCTGGAGCGTCAGCGCCGGCTGGGCGAACAGCAGCGCGAATTGAATCGCGTCAGCGAGGCGTTCAAGGCGGACCAGGAGCGCCGGCGCGGCGAAGAGCTGCAAAAGCTGCTGGAAGCTACCTCGCGAGCAGTCAAGCAGGTTGCAGAAACGGAGCGCTTCGACGCCATCCTGCAGGAGATCGTCTATATCCGGCCGGCTTACGACGTCACCGACAAAGTACTGAAAACACTCGATTCGCCGGCCAGCGGAAACAAGTAGCAGACCTCGATAACTCAGTAAGGCGGCGCCTTGCGCGCCCTCTGCTCTCGCGTGGCTTCGGTCCACCACGCCAGGTCGTCGGCAAAGCGCCCGAACGACTTGTCGAGTGCCGCACCGGGCGCGCCCGTTGCGTGGCCCTCACTGTCCAGCGTCTGCGAGATCGGGCCGACCGCGAGCGTGCTCGACACCACCACCATGCCCATCTCCGACAGGATCTGATGCCAGATCGAGCCTGATCGCACACCGGAGAACCGACCTGCCGAATAGCTCGCCACGGCAGCCGGTCGCCAGAACCATTCTTCGAGGAAGTGGTCGGTCAGGTTTTTCAATCCGGGTTGCGGACCCCAGTTGTATTCGCCGGTGATGAAGATGAAGGCGTCCGCGGTGCGGATCTTCTCGGCGAGCGCTTCCATTGCGGCCGGTGCCGTGCCTTTCGGACACTCCTTGTACATGCGGTCGAGCATCGGCAGGCCGACGGCTTGCGCGTCGACCAGCTCGGCAGCGGCACCACGCGCCGCGAGCATCGACACCACGTAGTCGGCCAACCGGATGCCCATGCGATCGGACCGGTACGAACCGTAGAAAACCAGGATTTTGTCGGCCATGAGTGCTCCGCCTTTTCACTGAAAAATTATCGGATCGAGAGAGTCTTGCGCATCGCGGCATCAAGCTTTTCATGGGCGCTCCCAATGAATCGCCTCGGGATTGAACTGACCCCAGAAGTTGGACATTCTGATCCCGCCTGTTGGCGCCGATCAGGCGGTGTTCCTCTTCCGGTGTTGCACCGGGCTGAGCCCCTCCAAAGCAAGGCATCTTCGCCGGCGTCTTGCCGACCTAAAAGCAGGCCTTGCAATTCTCGCCAGCACCCGGATTGCAAGGTGCTGGACTGGGCTATTGAAATTGCTTTTCCGCATGCACCAAAGGAAAGCCGATCGCGAAAGTCGTGCCTTCACCGACAGTGCTCTGGCCGGAGATCCAGCCGCCATGTGCGGCCACAACCTGCCTGACCATTGCGAATCCGAAGCCGTGCGTCCTGGCATCGCGCGGCGCAATGTTGTGAGCCGCTTCAATGTCTTGTTGAGAAGCGGAAAGCTTCGCAGCCTCGGTTAGGCCCTGGGCCCCTCGATCGAGCAACGCATCCAGCACGACCGGAGCCATGCCGGTGCCTTCGTCCCGAATAGTGACCACCGCCTCAAGTCCTTTCTCGACGTGGCAGTTCGCCCAAATAATGTCGCCGGGCGCACTGTGCCGAATCGCGTTTTCCAGGAGGTTGCCGAAGACTCGCAATAGCATTCCGCCGTCCGCGCGCACGAGGTCATGATGGATCTGCATTGATCTTGAAGGCAGCTGCACGTGCCGGGCCAAGGCATATGCGGCGAGTTCCTCGACGCTCTTCGCAAGTAACGATGAAAGGCTCACCACAGCGAATTCGTAGTCGCGGGCCTCCGAGGTAGCGACGCTGATAAAGCTCTGTGCCAACGCGATGGTTCGCTCTGCCTCGCGTCGCACACCGGTCATCAATTCAGCCACGCCCAGGCGTGACGACTTCATTTCATACAGCTCCACCAGGCTCAGGAGGTTGATTTGCGGGCTGCGCAGGTCGTGCCACAAAAAGTTCAACCACTTGGCCCGCTCGCTTTCGGCTTGTCGTTGTTGCGTCAGCTCGCGCAGCACAACGATCCAGGTCGCAGGCGCAGGAGCCGGCACGTCGTCGATGCACGTGGCCTCGATCGAAAATATTTTCCCCAGCGGGGTTTTGTATTCACCGTCGAGCGCTTGCGACCAATGCTCGTTGAGTTCAGGCCTCCGGATGCTGGATTTGCTCTCAAGCTGCGCGATGATTGCCGGGAAGCTTTCTTTGGCCGTCGATCGCGTCGTGGGCGAAAGCTCGGGCAGCAGCGCGGCGGCGGCAGCGTTCAGCACGTCGATGCCCCCGTCGGTTCGGCACAGCACGACGGCGATGGGAAGTTTCAACAGCGAGAACCGCATGTATGCCTCCAATCGCATGAGCCGCAAGATTGCGTGATCGAGAGCGCCTATGTATCGCTCCACCGGGTCGTTGGCGCCAACGCGGACTGGCCCAACACGATCGGACTTCACAGATGGCACCTGACTCAGCGCAACGATGTGTTCTTTTAAAAAGCCAAGTACTTGGTACAAGTGTTGCCAAGTCCACAGCAAGTAGGCAGCGAAGATTCCGAACACGAAAAAAGACGAAGGGAGCCAGATGTGAAGTAAGCGCAGCATCAAAGCGCTGACGGCGACGCCACTGGCAATGAAAGCCAGCCCCACCAGTGGCGCAGCCTTCGGTAACTTATCGAATGCAAACAGTACCGCCAAGATTGAAAGTGCCATCGCCAAGCCCAGCACCACCGGCGGCGCTACGGAAACGTAAGTGCCTTGCTGCAACGCGTCAATGGCACTCGCGTGAACTTCGGTCGAAGTCACCAGCGTGGCTCCGGAGGAGCCTGAAACGTACCACTGCCTTCCCAGTGGCACACCGTTAGTGGGTCCAACGACAACAATGCGCCCCTTGAGCCGATCAGCGGATAGCTTGCCGGCAAGGACCTCAGAATAGGAAATTGACGGGTGCGCTGCTTCGCCATTGAAAGGAATTCCAAATTGCAGATGCGTGCCGTTGGCGATCGCGCGATGCAACGGGGGAGCCGGGGCAACCATCGCGCCCACATAAGGTAGCGCGTCGTCCGGAGCAGGCGCAAAGAGGCTGACGAACCGAAGGCGCTTGCTTGAGTCGTCGGCGCTAAGGCTGGAATGCCCGATGCCTTGGACAACTGCCGAAAAGTGTCTTGTTCGAGAGCGAAGGGCTTCGCTTTGGTTCACGACAGCGCCGGATAGGTAACTTGGAATTGTGAGATACACCGGCAGGTTCCGCAGCGCAGCCGCCAACGCTGCATCGTCGTCGCCTTCGAGCTTTGGAAAGCCGAGCCTGAAGTTGAGCACCACGGCGTGGGGCGCCTGCAGAGAAAGCTGACGCAAGAATTCCGTGTGGATTGCTGCAGGCCATGGCCACGGCCCGATTTCTTGAATACTCTGAGCGTCAATCGAGATGATCTCGACCTCGGAGTTCACAGGCGCCGCCACGCTGGCCATTACGCGGTCATACAGACGTCCGTCCGCTACCGTGGGCGTGGTGTGATCGACTTTCCAGACGATGGCCAGCGGCAACAGGACAGCCAGTAAAACTCGCAATGCAACGCGTGTTTTAAGCTTCCGAAGCATTGACGCAAATTGCCTAAACATCTGCATCGCGAACTTCCCTCTGATGAGTTCTTCTGTGAATGAGCCGATAACCCCGGCCATAAATCGTTTGCACCGGGAGCTCGTTACTCTCGAGTGCCAGCTGTCGGCGCGGTTTAAAAATCTGATTGTCCGGAATTCGTGTGCTGCTGTATCGCTGGCTTACGCTGGTAGCGTCCATCAGGCGGTTCTGCGATAAAACGCGCCCGATGTTTCGCAACGGCGCTGTTGCCAGCCCGAACTCAGCGACTGAAAACGGAAACGTCCGTGAGAAAATTAGCAGCATGTGAAACGAGTCCGTGCGAAGCGATTGCCGCCTATGAACCCAATACACGTCAAGGCTTCAGGGCCGACAATCGTGGGGAACTTCAGCGACAAGCGTGGCCTGGCGATCTGCTCTCAATCACGCATTCAAACGGCTTTGCATGAACTCGATGAACACCCGCAGTTTGCGCGGCGTGTGCGCGCGGCTCGGGTAGTAGAGGTAGAAGCCCGGAAACGTCGGCCACCAATCCTGCAGCAGCGGCACGAGCTTGCCTGCGGCGAGATCGTCCGCAACCAGCGCCTCGAACGTGCAGGCGATACCGGCGCTACCCCGGACCGCGGCCATCAGGATGTCGCCGTCGTTGGTCAATAGTGGCCCGTCGACTTCGATGTCGAAGTCGCGACCTTCTTGCGAAAACTCCCATCGGTAGATGCCGCCAGCGAGGCGCGCATTGAGGCAGCGATGTGACTTGAGGTCCTCAGGAGTCTGCGGCGCAGTAAGGCCCTTGAGGCCCTTCAGGTAGCGCGGCGCCGCGACGGTCGCGATGCGATGTTGCCCTCCGAGCGGCACCGCCACCACATCTTGCGCCAGGTTCTCGCCGAGGCGAATGCCGGCATCGAAGCCGCCCGCCACCAAATCGATCATCGCGTTGTCGCAGCTCATCTCGAGAGTGATGTCCGGGAAGGCTTCCAGGAAGGCAACGAGGTGCGGCACGACCAGGATGTCCGACGCCGTGCGTGACAGGTTCAGCCGCAGCAGACCGACAGGCTTGTCTCGCGACTCGTTCACGCCGTCGATGGCGGCCGCGATCGTGGCAAGGCCGGGTTGCGCATCGAGCAGGAACCGTTGGCCGATCTCCGTCACGCCGACGCGTCGCGTGGTGCGGTCGAGCAGGCGTACACCCAATCGAGTCTCCAGCGATCGCATAGTTTGCGACAACGCCGAAGGCGAGACACCGAGTCCGGCGGCCGCCTTGGTAAAGCTCGAATGGTGCGCGACGCGGGCGAAGGCGGCGATGGCCGGAAGCAGATCGGACGACATGGTCAATTATGAAGTTGGACTTCATGCCGCATCCCGATCACATGGCTTTATCCGAAGGAATGCGATGCCTATCGTCGAGACAGCTGTTGATTCAATCCGTTCTTATCTCTTTATCCAGGAGCATCTTCATGAGTTCACTCGCAGGCAAAGTCGCCATCGTCACCGGTTCATCGCAAGGCATCGGCGCCGGCATCGCCGAACGACTGGCAGCCGACGGCGCATCGGTCGTCGTCAACTACTCACGCAGCGTCGAACACGCCAATACGGTCGTGCAACGTATCGTCGCGACCGGCGGCAAGGCCGTTGCCGTAAGAGCCGACGTTTCCAAACCGGCTGATATTCCGCTGCTGATCGACGCGGCCATCGAAACCTTCGGGCGGCTCGACATCCTTGTCAACAACGTCGGCGTCTACAAGGTCGACTCGCTCGACACGTTGACCGCGGAAAGCTTCGACGAGCACTTCCACCTCAACGTGCGCGGGTTGCTGCTCGCCACTCAGGCAGCCGCACGCGTGTTGCCGGCCGGCGGCGTCATCGTCAACATCAGCTCTGGCCTCGCCAAGAGCCCGTATCCGATGGTGCATGTCTACAGCGCGACCAAGGGCGCGGTCGACGTGCTAACGCGCACGTTGGGAATGGAGCTCGGTCCGCGCAACATCCGTGTCGTCGGCATCGCGCCCGGCTTCGTCACGACCGAGGGCAATGCAGAGTCGGCTGCGAGCATGACAGACGTGCTGGTCGGCAAGACGCCGCTGGGCCGTGTGGGTCAGCCGCGGGACATCGCGGCAGCGGTGTCGTTCGCGGTGTCGGACGATGCGGCGTGGGTCACCGGCAGCACGATCGACGTGGCGGGCGGCATGGTGTTCTGAAACGCCTGAGCCGCCAGGGCCGCGACGAAACCCGTGTAGTCGGTGTCGGCAGCACGCACCGGATCGATCGCGACGAAGGAACGTCGGGTCAGGTTCATGACGAATTGATCCTCTTTCGGTTCTCTTTGAACATCGTCGGTAACACTTTCGTGAAGCCGCTCGTCATGCTGCCCGACGACACCTAGGGAAATCCCTTAGCAGCATGCGCACAGCCGCACATAGGATGTAAAGTTACATTTATTCACACTTGTACCCCATGCAATCCGATCTAAGTTGGTCACGGCGTTCCTTTCTGGCTGCCATCGGTGCAGGTGCATGCGCGCAAGCAGTGGGCGCAGCGGAGAGTCCAGCGCCCGGCGCGATGAAATGGATCGTCGGTTATCCGGCCGGCGGCGGTGCCGATTTCGTGACGCGCGTGCTTGCGGCGCAGCTCGGCTCCCAGATGAAGCAGGACATCGAAGTAGTGAACATGCCGGGCAAAGGCGGCACGCTCGCCGCCGGTGCCGCGGCGCGTGCGGCCGCCGATGGCCGCAACCTGTTTACCGCTGACAACGGCATCCTGGTCTACAACGCCTCGCTGTTCAAGACACTGCCTTACGACCCGGACAAAGACTTCGCGCTCATTGGCTTCATGGCCCGCACGCCGTTGCTGCTGGTGGTGTCGCCCAAGTCCGGCTTCACCAGCTTCGAGCAGATCCTGAAGGCGTCGAAGGCCGGCCGTACGCCACCGCTTCAATACGCATCGCCGGGCGAAGGCTCGCCGCACCATCTTGCGATGGAACTGCTCAAGAGCCAGACCGGTCTCGTGGCGACCCACGTGCCTTACCGCGGCACCGGCATGGCGCTGCCCGATGTCGTGTCGGGCAAAGTGCCGATGCTCGTCGTCGATCTGGCAGGCGGGCTCGTCCCGATCAAGAGTGCGGCTGTCGTTCC from Variovorax sp. PAMC28562 includes these protein-coding regions:
- a CDS encoding LysR family transcriptional regulator, which produces MSSDLLPAIAAFARVAHHSSFTKAAAGLGVSPSALSQTMRSLETRLGVRLLDRTTRRVGVTEIGQRFLLDAQPGLATIAAAIDGVNESRDKPVGLLRLNLSRTASDILVVPHLVAFLEAFPDITLEMSCDNAMIDLVAGGFDAGIRLGENLAQDVVAVPLGGQHRIATVAAPRYLKGLKGLTAPQTPEDLKSHRCLNARLAGGIYRWEFSQEGRDFDIEVDGPLLTNDGDILMAAVRGSAGIACTFEALVADDLAAGKLVPLLQDWWPTFPGFYLYYPSRAHTPRKLRVFIEFMQSRLNA
- a CDS encoding NADPH-dependent FMN reductase — translated: MADKILVFYGSYRSDRMGIRLADYVVSMLAARGAAAELVDAQAVGLPMLDRMYKECPKGTAPAAMEALAEKIRTADAFIFITGEYNWGPQPGLKNLTDHFLEEWFWRPAAVASYSAGRFSGVRSGSIWHQILSEMGMVVVSSTLAVGPISQTLDSEGHATGAPGAALDKSFGRFADDLAWWTEATREQRARKAPPY
- a CDS encoding OmpA family protein, translated to MLITQTQLQRLARVALLGCAMALVACGAPRVSERDMAIPFDEALDQSVDDLFAQTQKLPTFMATVESRLKAPRIIVVDPMLDGTSGQQTEVTRIAEQRVVERVRSRFKQFTVSAFDATGLAGAQFVLNGTLTQTSSTAGAAQYRLSLALTDIKTGLVLAQTASRVGDNNLNTSPTAVYRDSPVIAKDRVVEGYIRTSQTKAGMPADALYLERLPTSALLADANAAYNEKRYTEALARYEAASLRPDGQQMGIYSGLYLSQTQLGQTDAAEKTFGLMVRLGLATNNLSVKFLFKPGTTDFVVDTRVSGPYPMWLRQIARQSALIEQCVVVTGHTSRTGSEQINSRLSLQRATYVKRRLETETPELSRKLRDAGLGFRENIVGTGTDDLRDALDRRVEFKVIACNG
- a CDS encoding CHASE2 domain-containing protein, which encodes MAGVIGSFTEELIRGKFAMQMFRQFASMLRKLKTRVALRVLLAVLLPLAIVWKVDHTTPTVADGRLYDRVMASVAAPVNSEVEIISIDAQSIQEIGPWPWPAAIHTEFLRQLSLQAPHAVVLNFRLGFPKLEGDDDAALAAALRNLPVYLTIPSYLSGAVVNQSEALRSRTRHFSAVVQGIGHSSLSADDSSKRLRFVSLFAPAPDDALPYVGAMVAPAPPLHRAIANGTHLQFGIPFNGEAAHPSISYSEVLAGKLSADRLKGRIVVVGPTNGVPLGRQWYVSGSSGATLVTSTEVHASAIDALQQGTYVSVAPPVVLGLAMALSILAVLFAFDKLPKAAPLVGLAFIASGVAVSALMLRLLHIWLPSSFFVFGIFAAYLLWTWQHLYQVLGFLKEHIVALSQVPSVKSDRVGPVRVGANDPVERYIGALDHAILRLMRLEAYMRFSLLKLPIAVVLCRTDGGIDVLNAAAAALLPELSPTTRSTAKESFPAIIAQLESKSSIRRPELNEHWSQALDGEYKTPLGKIFSIEATCIDDVPAPAPATWIVVLRELTQQRQAESERAKWLNFLWHDLRSPQINLLSLVELYEMKSSRLGVAELMTGVRREAERTIALAQSFISVATSEARDYEFAVVSLSSLLAKSVEELAAYALARHVQLPSRSMQIHHDLVRADGGMLLRVFGNLLENAIRHSAPGDIIWANCHVEKGLEAVVTIRDEGTGMAPVVLDALLDRGAQGLTEAAKLSASQQDIEAAHNIAPRDARTHGFGFAMVRQVVAAHGGWISGQSTVGEGTTFAIGFPLVHAEKQFQ
- a CDS encoding winged helix-turn-helix domain-containing protein — protein: MLLIFSRTFPFSVAEFGLATAPLRNIGRVLSQNRLMDATSVSQRYSSTRIPDNQIFKPRRQLALESNELPVQTIYGRGYRLIHRRTHQREVRDADV
- a CDS encoding tripartite tricarboxylate transporter substrate-binding protein — its product is MKWIVGYPAGGGADFVTRVLAAQLGSQMKQDIEVVNMPGKGGTLAAGAAARAAADGRNLFTADNGILVYNASLFKTLPYDPDKDFALIGFMARTPLLLVVSPKSGFTSFEQILKASKAGRTPPLQYASPGEGSPHHLAMELLKSQTGLVATHVPYRGTGMALPDVVSGKVPMLVVDLAGGLVPIKSAAVVPVLSMSGRRVTQLPDMPTVPYDLTGPLNAYATVGLVAPAATPMPMQERLNAELQTAMRVPEVSRKLNDAGWETAAADATLLRAYMAAERAIWPALIRNRGITVAQ
- a CDS encoding OmpH family outer membrane protein; amino-acid sequence: MFTRTHRRLVSSFCVLLALAACGTASAQQFRLGYVNVDRVMRDSVLGKRAEEALAVEFAVRAKAGKDQAQAFSSAVAQLEKDMPNLSDEQRLERQRRLGEQQRELNRVSEAFKADQERRRGEELQKLLEATSRAVKQVAETERFDAILQEIVYIRPAYDVTDKVLKTLDSPASGNK
- the yghU gene encoding glutathione-dependent disulfide-bond oxidoreductase, with the translated sequence MDTSSDYLPPKVWTWNKSSGGKFANINRPIAGPTHDKELPVGRHPLQLYSLGTPNGIKVTVMLEELLALGHEGAEYDAWLIKINEGDQFGSGFVDINPNSKIPALMDRSGPTPIRVFESGAILVYLAEKFGAFLPTEPAHRAQCLSWLFWQMGSAPYLGGGFGHFYAYAPTKIEYAIDRFAMEVKRQLDVLDRRLAESPYLAGDDYTIADMAVWSWYGALAKGLVYEAAEFLEVASYTHVQRWTDQIAARPAVKRGRRVNRVWGDAAEQMPERHEASDFDMATKP
- a CDS encoding SDR family NAD(P)-dependent oxidoreductase encodes the protein MSSLAGKVAIVTGSSQGIGAGIAERLAADGASVVVNYSRSVEHANTVVQRIVATGGKAVAVRADVSKPADIPLLIDAAIETFGRLDILVNNVGVYKVDSLDTLTAESFDEHFHLNVRGLLLATQAAARVLPAGGVIVNISSGLAKSPYPMVHVYSATKGAVDVLTRTLGMELGPRNIRVVGIAPGFVTTEGNAESAASMTDVLVGKTPLGRVGQPRDIAAAVSFAVSDDAAWVTGSTIDVAGGMVF